A genomic region of Halichondria panicea chromosome 5, odHalPani1.1, whole genome shotgun sequence contains the following coding sequences:
- the LOC135336627 gene encoding prefoldin subunit 1-like isoform X1 produces the protein MATPDPELTKAFSELQVKMIENSQRVKIAEGQVMAIKKDIAKSNLTDKELSNLPPGTNTYQAVGRMFMLQPVKKVRADLKKGRSDKEEKIRAIQNQVSYWEKEVRSGEESLRDLVSQKR, from the exons ATGGCCACTCCAGATCCAGAACTGACCAAA GCATTCTCTGAGCTCCAAGTAAAGATGATTGAAAACAGTCAGCGTGTCAAGATTGCCGAGGGTCAGGTAATGGCTATCAAGAAGGACATCGCTAAGTCTAACCTCACAGATAAAGAGTTGTCTAATCTCCCTCCTGGCACTAACACCTACCAGGCAGTGGGACGGAT GTTTATGCTCCAGCCTGTCAAGAAGGTTCGTGCTGACTTGAAGAAAGGTCGCAGTGACAAAGAAGAAAAGATCAGAGCCATTCAGAACCAG GTGTCATATTGGGAGAAGGAGGTACGGAGTGGAGAAGAGAGTCTCAGAGACCTTGTTAGTCAGAAACGATAA
- the LOC135336627 gene encoding prefoldin subunit 1-like isoform X2 produces MATPDPELTKAFSELQVKMIENSQRVKIAEGQVMAIKKDIAKSNLTDKELSNLPPGTNTYQAVGRMFMLQPVKKVRADLKKGRSDKEEKIRAIQNQVSYWEKEVRSGEESLRDLVSQKR; encoded by the exons GCATTCTCTGAGCTCCAAGTAAAGATGATTGAAAACAGTCAGCGTGTCAAGATTGCCGAGGGTCAGGTAATGGCTATCAAGAAGGACATCGCTAAGTCTAACCTCACAGATAAAGAGTTGTCTAATCTCCCTCCTGGCACTAACACCTACCAGGCAGTGGGACGGAT GTTTATGCTCCAGCCTGTCAAGAAGGTTCGTGCTGACTTGAAGAAAGGTCGCAGTGACAAAGAAGAAAAGATCAGAGCCATTCAGAACCAG GTGTCATATTGGGAGAAGGAGGTACGGAGTGGAGAAGAGAGTCTCAGAGACCTTGTTAGTCAGAAACGATAA